From the Amycolatopsis thermoflava N1165 genome, one window contains:
- a CDS encoding MarR family winged helix-turn-helix transcriptional regulator, which produces MTAGDLPGLLALTFRALMDEIHEHLAAEGFDDVRPAHGFVFHFLSHRPATAVELGEHLGITKQAAVQLVDELITRGYVERRPHPTDRRSRLVVLTPRGRQCIDRVVAHSRAAEDRWAHLIGADDFARMHQGLSAFADDMARHRRVTVRPVW; this is translated from the coding sequence ATGACCGCTGGCGACCTGCCGGGACTGCTCGCGCTGACCTTCCGCGCGCTGATGGACGAGATCCACGAGCACCTCGCCGCGGAGGGGTTCGACGACGTCCGCCCGGCACACGGCTTCGTGTTCCACTTCCTGTCGCACCGCCCCGCCACAGCCGTCGAGCTCGGCGAGCACCTCGGCATCACCAAGCAGGCCGCCGTGCAGCTCGTCGACGAGCTGATCACCCGCGGGTACGTCGAACGCCGCCCGCACCCGACCGACCGGCGCAGCAGGCTGGTCGTCCTGACGCCGCGCGGCCGCCAGTGCATCGACCGGGTGGTGGCGCACTCGCGAGCGGCCGAGGACCGGTGGGCGCACCTGATCGGCGCCGATGATTTCGCCCGGATGCACCAAGGGTTGTCGGCGTTCGCGGACGATATGGCGCGACACCGGAGGGTCACCGTCCGTCCGGTGTGGTGA
- a CDS encoding acyltransferase family protein: MRTSLRQAPAGARDTFLDVVRATAILAVIGQHWLMPVLSYDHGRLATGNALTTPGWWALTWLSQVMPMVFFAGGAANLMSLRRAASTRDWLSTRLKRLLVPVLPLFAVWLLAPDLLRDLGAPEQPVQIAGAIAGQLLWFLAVYLITVAATPLMLAAHRRWGLRVPLVLTGLAVIVDFGRFEVFGPLGYANAVFVWLAVHQLGFSYAEGRLGTLSRRGAAALAVAGFGVTALAVAFGPYPASMIGMPGAPVSNMSPPTAVLMSLAVGQAGFWLALKPTLATLAERPAVAAVLRWSGPRFMSMYLWHMPALVVVAGVAVLGFGYATPEPGSADWFAVAPLWVGAAAVVLAGLLKAFGRFETRPSPAGAVPAGQLAAAAVLASAGLLGLAAKGFTTPLEAGMLAGPVPWVALVVTGLLLAAKPVRVAVRG, encoded by the coding sequence ATGCGAACAAGCCTGCGGCAGGCCCCGGCGGGAGCCCGCGACACCTTCCTCGACGTGGTCCGCGCGACCGCGATCCTCGCCGTCATCGGGCAGCACTGGCTGATGCCCGTGCTCAGCTACGACCACGGCCGTCTCGCGACCGGCAACGCACTGACCACCCCCGGCTGGTGGGCGCTGACCTGGCTGTCCCAGGTCATGCCGATGGTCTTCTTCGCCGGTGGCGCCGCCAACCTGATGTCGCTGCGCCGCGCCGCGTCCACGCGCGACTGGCTGTCCACGCGGCTCAAGCGCCTGCTGGTCCCGGTCCTGCCGCTGTTCGCGGTGTGGCTCCTGGCGCCGGACCTGCTGCGCGACCTCGGCGCTCCGGAGCAGCCGGTGCAGATCGCCGGCGCGATCGCCGGGCAGTTGCTGTGGTTCCTCGCCGTCTACCTGATCACCGTCGCCGCGACGCCGCTCATGCTGGCCGCGCACCGCCGCTGGGGTCTGCGCGTGCCGCTGGTGCTCACCGGGCTCGCGGTGATCGTCGACTTCGGACGGTTCGAGGTGTTCGGCCCGCTCGGTTACGCCAACGCAGTGTTCGTCTGGCTCGCCGTGCACCAGCTCGGCTTCTCCTATGCCGAGGGCAGGCTCGGCACGCTGAGCCGTCGTGGCGCGGCCGCGCTGGCCGTGGCCGGGTTCGGGGTCACCGCGCTGGCCGTCGCGTTCGGTCCGTACCCGGCGAGCATGATCGGCATGCCGGGCGCGCCGGTGTCCAACATGAGCCCGCCGACCGCGGTGCTGATGAGCCTCGCCGTCGGGCAGGCCGGGTTCTGGCTGGCGCTCAAGCCCACGCTGGCCACGCTCGCCGAGCGCCCCGCCGTCGCCGCCGTGCTGCGCTGGAGCGGACCGCGGTTCATGAGCATGTACCTGTGGCACATGCCGGCGCTGGTCGTCGTCGCCGGCGTCGCGGTGCTCGGCTTCGGTTACGCGACACCGGAACCCGGCAGCGCGGACTGGTTCGCCGTCGCCCCGCTGTGGGTCGGTGCGGCCGCGGTCGTGCTGGCCGGTCTGCTGAAGGCGTTCGGGCGCTTCGAAACCCGGCCCAGCCCGGCCGGCGCCGTCCCGGCCGGACAGCTCGCCGCGGCTGCCGTGCTGGCGTCCGCCGGACTGCTCGGCCTGGCCGCGAAGGGGTTCACCACGCCGCTGGAAGCCGGGATGCTCGCCGGTCCCGTGCCGTGGGTGGCGCTGGTGGTGACGGGGCTGCTGCTGGCGGCGAAGCCGGTGCGGGTCGCCGTCAGAGGTTGA
- a CDS encoding sensor histidine kinase, giving the protein MSAVAGEHGPIEQPRPGAAKSIAYMISSFALRLVQFVLVVTLSLVGIATTVIWIGIPILLWTTSMVRGFGDLERRWVRRMLGTPLPPADRVPVEGGVLRRWRMRLVDSTTWRDLAYLLVAFPLSVVEFAVGIASIVLVPMAIWVAPWIGWVHGSLAIALLGPNRAERLRVKAQQLQASRARGVDAAEAERRRIERDLHDGAQQRLVAVALNLGRVKNKLDKEPDAVRALIEEAHTDAKLAVSELRDLARGIYPAVLGDRGLDAALSALAAKTPIPVEVAVDIEPRPPAAVETTAYFIAGETLTNVAKHSGATEAQVKAWRTDDKVIIEITDNGHGGAEVRPGGGLAGLADRAATIDGVMTVVSPEGGPTVVRADLPCTW; this is encoded by the coding sequence ATGAGCGCCGTGGCCGGTGAGCACGGGCCGATCGAGCAGCCGCGTCCGGGGGCCGCGAAGTCGATCGCATACATGATCTCCTCCTTCGCCTTGCGCCTGGTCCAGTTCGTGCTGGTCGTGACGCTCAGCCTGGTCGGGATCGCGACGACGGTGATCTGGATCGGGATCCCGATCCTGTTGTGGACCACGAGCATGGTGCGCGGGTTCGGCGACCTGGAGCGCCGCTGGGTGCGCCGGATGCTGGGCACACCCCTGCCGCCAGCCGACCGCGTACCGGTCGAGGGCGGGGTGCTGCGCCGGTGGCGGATGCGCCTGGTGGACAGCACGACGTGGCGGGACCTCGCGTACCTGCTGGTCGCGTTCCCGCTGAGCGTGGTCGAGTTCGCGGTCGGCATCGCGTCGATCGTGCTGGTGCCGATGGCGATCTGGGTCGCGCCGTGGATCGGCTGGGTGCACGGCTCGCTGGCCATCGCGCTGCTGGGCCCGAACCGCGCGGAGCGGCTGCGCGTCAAGGCGCAGCAGCTGCAGGCGTCGCGGGCGCGCGGGGTGGACGCCGCCGAGGCCGAGCGCCGCCGGATCGAGCGGGACCTGCACGACGGCGCGCAGCAGCGGCTGGTCGCGGTGGCGCTGAACCTGGGCCGGGTCAAGAACAAGCTGGACAAGGAACCGGACGCGGTCCGCGCGCTGATCGAGGAGGCGCACACCGACGCCAAGCTCGCGGTGTCGGAGCTGCGGGACCTCGCGCGCGGCATCTACCCGGCGGTGCTGGGCGACCGCGGCCTCGACGCGGCGTTGTCCGCGCTGGCAGCGAAGACGCCGATCCCGGTGGAGGTCGCGGTCGACATCGAGCCGCGCCCGCCGGCCGCCGTGGAGACCACCGCGTACTTCATCGCCGGCGAGACGCTCACCAACGTCGCCAAGCATTCCGGCGCGACGGAAGCGCAGGTCAAGGCGTGGCGCACGGACGACAAGGTGATCATCGAGATCACCGACAACGGGCACGGCGGCGCGGAGGTGCGTCCCGGCGGCGGGCTGGCCGGGCTGGCCGACCGGGCCGCCACCATCGACGGCGTGATGACGGTGGTGAGCCCCGAGGGCGGCCCGACGGTGGTGCGAGCCGACCTGCCGTGTACCTGGTGA
- a CDS encoding response regulator transcription factor, translated as MRVVIAEDAVLLRAGVERLLADEGIETVAAVDRGDELVGAVTEHRPDLAIVDVRMPPTFTDEGLRAALAAREAVPGLPVLVLSQYVEESYAVELLSGGAGGVGYLLKERVADVADFLDAVRRVARGGTAIDPEVIAQVMARGRKNPLDALTARESEVLGLMAQGLSNSAIAAALVVSHGAVEKHIGNIFAKLGLEASAEEHRRVRAVLTYLGRP; from the coding sequence ATGCGTGTGGTGATCGCCGAGGACGCGGTCCTGCTGCGGGCCGGGGTCGAGCGGTTGCTCGCCGACGAGGGCATCGAGACGGTCGCCGCGGTCGACCGGGGCGACGAGCTGGTCGGCGCGGTCACCGAGCACCGGCCGGACCTGGCGATCGTCGACGTCCGGATGCCGCCGACGTTCACCGACGAAGGCTTGCGCGCCGCGCTGGCCGCGCGTGAGGCGGTGCCGGGCCTGCCGGTGCTGGTGCTTTCGCAGTACGTCGAGGAGAGCTACGCGGTCGAGCTGCTGTCCGGCGGGGCAGGCGGCGTCGGCTACCTGCTGAAGGAACGCGTGGCCGACGTGGCCGACTTCCTCGACGCGGTCCGCCGTGTCGCACGGGGCGGCACGGCCATCGATCCGGAGGTGATCGCGCAGGTCATGGCTCGGGGACGGAAGAACCCGCTGGACGCGCTGACCGCGCGGGAGTCCGAGGTGCTCGGGCTGATGGCGCAGGGCCTGTCCAACTCGGCCATCGCGGCGGCGCTGGTCGTCTCGCACGGCGCCGTGGAGAAGCACATCGGCAACATCTTCGCCAAGCTCGGGCTGGAGGCCAGCGCGGAGGAGCACCGCCGGGTCCGCGCGGTGCTCACCTACCTCGGCCGCCCCTAG
- the smpB gene encoding SsrA-binding protein SmpB has protein sequence MPKERGSKVIASNRRARHDYAVLDTYEAGIALVGTEVKSLRAGRASLVDAFATVDDGEVWLRNLHIPEYEHGTWTNHESRRKRKLLLHRGEIEKLIGKTKEGGLSLVPLSMYFKDGKVKVELALAKGKKAYDKRQDLAKRDAQREISRAVGRALKGRR, from the coding sequence ATGCCCAAAGAACGAGGCTCCAAGGTGATCGCGTCGAACCGCCGCGCGCGGCACGACTACGCGGTGCTGGACACCTATGAGGCCGGGATCGCGCTGGTGGGCACCGAGGTGAAGAGCCTGCGCGCCGGCCGCGCCTCGCTGGTCGACGCGTTCGCCACGGTCGACGACGGTGAGGTGTGGCTGCGCAACCTCCACATCCCCGAGTACGAGCACGGCACGTGGACCAACCACGAGTCGCGGCGCAAGCGGAAGCTGCTGCTGCACCGCGGCGAGATCGAGAAGCTGATCGGCAAGACCAAGGAGGGCGGGCTCTCGCTCGTCCCGCTGTCCATGTACTTCAAGGACGGCAAGGTCAAGGTCGAGCTCGCGCTGGCCAAGGGCAAGAAGGCCTACGACAAGCGCCAGGACCTGGCCAAGCGCGACGCCCAGCGCGAGATCAGCCGCGCCGTGGGCAGGGCGTTGAAGGGCCGCCGCTAG
- a CDS encoding amidohydrolase family protein gives MGPERDEDIREWVRGLGLDGLVDLHLHFLPERMLVKVWAYFDRIGERTGYEWPIQYRVAEDERVALLESFGVLRYAPLAYPHKPGMAEWLNGWLREFAERVPAAVPTATLYPEPSAATYVVEALQAGARCFKAHVQVGAYDPRDELLDPAWGALAEAGVPVVVHAGHGPERGPHTGLDVFGEVLARHPRLTAVLAHAGMPEYAEALALVERYPRVHLDTTMVGVPFTEALMPLPPDWTSRLADIADRIVLGTDFPNIPYSYATQLRAVAGWAADDRLGDDFLRAVLHDTPAKLLNL, from the coding sequence GTGGGGCCGGAGCGCGACGAGGACATCCGGGAGTGGGTGCGCGGTCTCGGCCTGGACGGTCTCGTCGACCTGCACCTGCACTTCCTGCCGGAACGGATGCTGGTCAAGGTCTGGGCCTACTTCGACCGGATCGGTGAGCGCACCGGCTACGAGTGGCCCATCCAGTACCGGGTGGCCGAGGACGAGCGGGTCGCGCTGCTCGAATCGTTCGGGGTGCTGCGGTACGCGCCGCTGGCCTACCCGCACAAGCCCGGCATGGCCGAGTGGCTCAACGGGTGGCTGCGCGAGTTCGCCGAACGCGTCCCGGCCGCGGTGCCCACCGCGACGCTCTACCCGGAACCGTCGGCGGCCACCTACGTCGTCGAAGCGCTGCAGGCCGGCGCCCGCTGCTTCAAGGCGCACGTCCAGGTCGGCGCGTACGACCCGCGGGACGAGCTGCTCGACCCCGCGTGGGGCGCGCTCGCCGAAGCCGGGGTGCCCGTCGTCGTGCACGCCGGGCACGGGCCTGAGCGCGGCCCGCACACAGGGCTCGACGTGTTCGGTGAGGTGCTCGCCCGGCACCCGCGGCTGACAGCGGTGCTCGCGCACGCGGGGATGCCCGAGTACGCCGAGGCGCTCGCGCTGGTCGAGCGGTACCCGCGCGTCCACCTGGACACCACGATGGTCGGCGTCCCGTTCACCGAGGCGCTGATGCCGCTGCCGCCGGACTGGACGAGCCGGCTCGCGGACATCGCCGACCGGATCGTGCTCGGCACCGACTTCCCGAACATCCCCTACTCCTACGCCACGCAGCTGCGGGCGGTCGCCGGCTGGGCTGCCGACGACCGCCTCGGGGACGACTTCCTGCGGGCCGTCCTGCACGACACCCCGGCGAAGCTGCTCAACCTCTGA
- a CDS encoding cupin domain-containing protein: MPVATLAEAPRFERGGAVFRPLAVPSRGSAELAVWLLELEPGLTGEEHSVSREEVFVLQSGVLELTLGGEVHRLAPGDAMIVPPDTLFRLDNPGAEPALATVCTLAGMVGTVGGTTIVPPWTR; the protein is encoded by the coding sequence ATGCCTGTCGCGACGTTGGCGGAGGCGCCCCGGTTCGAGCGCGGCGGTGCGGTGTTCCGCCCGCTGGCCGTGCCCAGCCGTGGGTCCGCCGAGCTGGCCGTCTGGCTGCTCGAGCTCGAGCCGGGGCTGACCGGCGAGGAGCACTCGGTGAGCCGGGAGGAGGTGTTCGTGCTGCAGTCCGGGGTGCTCGAACTGACGCTCGGCGGCGAGGTGCACCGGCTCGCCCCCGGCGACGCGATGATCGTGCCGCCGGACACCCTGTTCCGGTTGGACAACCCCGGCGCGGAACCGGCGCTGGCCACGGTGTGCACATTGGCCGGGATGGTCGGCACGGTGGGCGGCACCACGATCGTGCCGCCCTGGACCCGCTAG
- the ftsE gene encoding cell division ATP-binding protein FtsE — MIRLDSVSKVYKTSTRPALENVSVDVDKGEFVFLIGPSGSGKSTFLRLLLREEVPTKGRVFVSNFDVAKMARRRVPRLRQTIGCVFQDFRLLGNKTVAENVAFALEVIGKPKHTIKKVVPEVLELVGLEGKADRMPHELSGGEQQRVAIARAFVNRPLVLLADEPTGNLDPDTSQDIMLLLERINRTGTTVLMATHDHSIVDSMRRRVVELQLGKVIRDDARGVYGVGR; from the coding sequence GTGATTCGGCTCGACAGTGTCTCCAAGGTCTACAAGACGTCGACGCGTCCCGCACTCGAGAACGTGTCGGTCGACGTGGACAAGGGCGAGTTCGTCTTCCTGATCGGGCCCTCCGGGTCCGGCAAGTCGACGTTCCTGCGCCTCCTCCTGCGCGAGGAGGTCCCCACCAAGGGCCGGGTCTTCGTGTCCAACTTCGACGTGGCCAAGATGGCCCGCCGCAGGGTCCCCCGCCTGCGGCAGACCATCGGGTGCGTCTTCCAGGACTTCCGCCTGCTCGGCAACAAGACCGTCGCGGAGAACGTGGCGTTCGCGCTCGAGGTCATCGGCAAGCCGAAGCACACCATCAAGAAGGTGGTGCCGGAGGTCCTCGAGCTGGTCGGGCTGGAAGGGAAGGCCGACCGCATGCCCCACGAGCTCTCCGGTGGTGAACAGCAGCGGGTGGCGATCGCCCGCGCGTTCGTGAACCGGCCGCTCGTGCTGCTGGCCGACGAGCCCACCGGGAACCTCGACCCCGACACCAGCCAGGACATCATGCTGCTGCTGGAACGGATCAACCGCACCGGCACCACCGTCCTGATGGCCACCCACGACCACTCCATCGTGGACTCCATGCGGCGCCGGGTCGTCGAGCTCCAGCTCGGCAAGGTGATCCGCGACGACGCCCGGGGCGTGTACGGCGTCGGCCGATAA
- the ftsX gene encoding permease-like cell division protein FtsX: MRASFVFSEVFTGLRRNITMTIAMIITTAISLGMLGGGLLIVRTIDKMQVNYMADVEVSLYLTQDVSANDKTCTQDPCRGLLADLNSNPAVDSVVFENRDQAYERFKKLFQDNPILVQSARPEALPASLQVKLKDPSRSDVITQEYGTRPGVSRVDDQKQFLDRFFGVLGGVRDGTFVIALIQALAALLLISNTVQISAFTRRTEVGIMRLVGATRWYTQLPFLLEAVVTGVIGWAIAVGGLIAAKFAFIDRILSVTGGIIPNIQVLDVIVVAPWLLLASIIISATTGYLTLRLYVRH, encoded by the coding sequence ATGCGTGCCAGTTTCGTGTTCAGCGAGGTCTTCACCGGCCTGCGCCGCAACATCACGATGACCATCGCGATGATCATCACCACGGCCATCTCGCTCGGCATGCTCGGCGGCGGCCTGCTGATCGTGCGGACCATCGACAAGATGCAGGTCAACTACATGGCCGACGTCGAGGTCTCGCTCTACCTGACCCAGGACGTCAGCGCCAACGACAAGACCTGCACCCAGGACCCGTGCCGCGGACTGCTGGCCGACCTGAACAGCAACCCGGCCGTCGACTCCGTCGTGTTCGAGAACCGCGACCAGGCCTACGAGCGGTTCAAGAAGCTCTTCCAGGACAACCCGATCCTGGTCCAGTCCGCCCGCCCCGAGGCGCTGCCCGCCTCGCTGCAGGTCAAGCTCAAGGACCCGAGCCGCAGCGACGTCATCACCCAGGAGTACGGCACCCGGCCCGGCGTCTCCCGCGTCGACGACCAGAAGCAGTTCCTCGACCGGTTCTTCGGCGTGCTCGGCGGCGTCCGCGACGGCACCTTCGTCATCGCGCTCATCCAAGCCCTCGCCGCCCTGCTGCTGATCTCCAACACGGTGCAGATCTCAGCGTTCACGCGGCGCACCGAGGTCGGCATCATGCGGCTCGTCGGCGCCACCCGCTGGTACACGCAGCTGCCGTTCCTCCTGGAAGCGGTGGTCACCGGCGTCATCGGCTGGGCGATCGCGGTCGGCGGCCTGATCGCGGCGAAGTTCGCGTTCATCGACCGCATCCTGTCCGTCACCGGCGGCATCATCCCCAACATCCAGGTGCTCGACGTGATCGTGGTGGCGCCGTGGCTGCTGCTCGCGTCGATCATCATCTCGGCCACCACCGGGTACCTGACGCTGCGGCTCTACGTGCGGCATTAA